The following proteins are co-located in the Primulina tabacum isolate GXHZ01 chromosome 11, ASM2559414v2, whole genome shotgun sequence genome:
- the LOC142517619 gene encoding endoplasmic reticulum oxidoreductin-1-like, translated as MTYVNLQLNPKRYTGYTGASARRIWDAIYSENCPKYWSGEICPEKRVLYKLISGLHSSISIHVASDCLLDETKNLWGRNLELMYDRVFRFPDHVRNLYFTFMFVLRAVAKAAIYLEQAEYDTGNLEEDLKAHSLMRQLVYNPKLQAECPLPFDEAKLWQGQSGPELKLEIQKNFKNISALIDCVGCENCRLWGKLQVLGLGTALKILLSVDGKNQQNQPVQLQRNEVIALVNLLHRLSESVKLVQDIGPSVEQTMEGFISSPPATRNACLAKNSPISVSFLKARKRTL; from the exons ATGACATATGTTAATCTGCAATTGAATCCTAAACGATATACTGGCTATACTGGGGCATCAGCCAGGAGGATATGGGATGCTATATATTCTGAAAACTGTCCAAAAT ATTGGTCTGGAGAAATTTGCCCGGAGAAAAGAGTGTTATACAAGTTAATATCAGGGCTTCACTCCTCGATCTCAATTCACGTTGCTTCAGACTGCCTGCTTGATGAAACTAAAAATCTG TGGGGCAGGAATCTGGAGTTGATGTATGATCGTGTTTTTCGATTTCCGGATCATGTTAGAAACTTATATTTCACTTTCATGTTTGTTCTCCGAGCTGTGGCAAAA GCCGCAATTTACTTGGAGCAGGCAGAGTACGATACTGGTAACCTTGAGGAGGACCTGAAAGCACATTCTTTAATGCGACAACTAGTTTACAATCCGAAACTGCAGGCTGAATGTCCACTTCCATTTGATGAAGCTAAGTTGTGGCAAGGTCAAAGTGGACCTGAACTGAAGCTTGAGATTCAAAAGAACTTCAAAAACATCAG TGCTCTGATtgattgtgttggatgtgagaACTGTCGTCTTTGGGGAAAACTTCAGGTGCTCGGCCTTGGAACCGCATTGAAGATTCTCTTATCTGTTGATGGCAAGAACCAGCAAAACCAGCCTGT GCAACTGCAAAGGAACGAAGTAATCGCCTTGGTGAACCTGCTTCATCGTTTGTCAGAATCTGTGAAGCTCGTCCAAGATATCGGCCCTTCAGTCGAGCAAACAATGGAGGGGTTCATATCATCACCGCCCGCAACAAGAAACGCGTGTTTGGCAAAGAATTCGCCAATCAGTGTGTCAtttttgaaagctcgaaagagaACCTTATAA
- the LOC142518698 gene encoding serine/threonine-protein kinase WAG1-like: MELEESAYYYNLGYSDLDLSFTSVSTTTTSTDRTVSARSSLALSCYESRLSTTSSTTTPSTAIKNANNRPHRLHDNPNWAAIKAATTLSYNGSLHLRHLKLLRLVGAGNLGRVFLCRLRDNDHANFALKVVDRNSLTSKKLSHVKTEARILSSLDHPFLPTLYAHLEVSHYTCLLMDFCPNGDLHALLRKQPTNRLSVQAVRFFTAEVLLSLEYLHSQGIVYRDLKPENILIREDGHIMLSDFDLCFQSDVSLKLENRTQIKARSTRYSCLIDRQRVERVTEFVAEPTAAFSRSCVGTHEYLAPELVTGYGHGNGVDWWAFGVLIYELLYGTTPFKGRSKESTLRNIASTREVRFHVAEGEIKESGMAEARDLIEKLLVKEPRRRLGCAKGATDIKRHPFFDGIKWPLIRNYRPPEVRGLAVKRSKNKEHMTGVSSPRRRRCFWKRLACLIRIKASKHSLNSNYNYYHSYHGKCN; encoded by the coding sequence atggaGCTTGAAGAATCTGCTTACTACTATAATTTAGGATACTCAGACCTGGACCTGAGCTTCACCTCCGTCTCCACCACGACTACGAGCACCGACCGTACTGTTAGTGCCCGCAGCAGCTTAGCTTTGAGCTGCTATGAGTCCCGCTTATCTACTACTTCCAGTACCACTACTCCCTCCACCGCCATAAAAAATGCTAACAACCGCCCACACCGCCTCCACGACAATCCCAACTGGGCTGCCATTAAGGCTGCGACCACATTGTCATATAATGGTTCGCTCCACCTCCGCCACCTCAAGTTGCTACGTCTCGTTGGGGCTGGAAACCTTGGCCGCGTCTTCCTCTGTCGCTTGAGAGACAATGATCATGCTAACTTTGCTCTGAAGGTCGTCGATCGTAATTCTTTGACTTCTAAGAAACTTTCTCACGTGAAAACTGAGGCGCGAATTCTCTCCTCTCTCGACCACCCTTTTCTCCCTACGTTATACGCCCACTTGGAGGTCTCGCATTACACTTGCCTTCTCATGGATTTCTGCCCCAACGGAGACCTACATGCATTGCTTCGTAAGCAACCCACGAACCGGTTATCGGTTCAGGCTGTCAGGTTCTTCACAGCTGAAGTTCTTTTGTCTCTAGAGTATCTACATTCACAGGGCATTGTGTACCGTGATCTTAAACCGGAGAACATATTAATCCGTGAGGATGGTCACATTATGTTATCCGACTTTGATTTGTGTTTCCAATCTGACGTTTCTCTGAAACTGGAAAACAGGACACAGATTAAGGCCAGGTCCACTAGATATTCATGTCTCATAGATCGGCAACGGGTGGAACGGGTTACAGAATTCGTGGCGGAGCCAACAGCAGCGTTTTCGAGATCGTGTGTCGGTACTCATGAGTACTTGGCTCCGGAACTGGTCACCGGATACGGTCATGGAAACGGAGTAGACTGGTGGGCGTTCGGGGTATTGATTTATGAGTTACTGTACGGCACGACGCCGTTCAAGGGTAGGAGCAAGGAGTCAACACTGCGCAATATAGCATCGACAAGAGAGGTGAGATTCCACGTGGCGGAAGGAGAGATTAAGGAGTCCGGGATGGCGGAGGCCAGAGACTTGATCGAGAAACTGTTGGTGAAGGAACCCAGAAGGAGGCTAGGGTGCGCAAAGGGTGCGACGGATATCAAACGCCACCCATTTTTCGACGGGATTAAATGGCCACTGATCCGGAACTACCGACCGCCGGAGGTGCGTGGCCTCGCCGTTAAACGGAGTAAAAACAAGGAGCACATGACCGGAGTTTCGTCCCCCAGACGGCGGCGCTGCTTTTGGAAGAGGCTTGCTTGTTTGATAAGGATTAAAGCGTCTAAACATAGCTTAAATTCTAATTACAACTATTACCATTCATATCACGGCAAATGTAATTAA